The following proteins are encoded in a genomic region of Mustela erminea isolate mMusErm1 chromosome 3, mMusErm1.Pri, whole genome shotgun sequence:
- the CCT5 gene encoding T-complex protein 1 subunit epsilon: MASVGTLAFDEYGRPFLIIKDQDRKSRLMGLEALKSHIMAAKAVANTMRTSLGPNGLDKMMVDKDGDVTVTNDGATILSMMDVDHQIAKLMVELSKSQDDEIGDGTTGVVVLAGALLEEAEQLLDRGIHPIRIADGYEQAARIAIEHLDKISDSVLVDMKDTEPLIQTAKTTLGSKVVNSCHRQMAEIAVNAVLTVADMQRRDVDFELIKVEGKVGGRLEDTKLIKGVIVDKDFSHPQMPKQVENAKIAILTCPFEPPKPKTKHKLDVTSVEDYKALQKYEKEKFEEMIQQIKETGANLAICQWGFDDEANHLLLQNNLPAVRWVGGPEIELIAIATGGRIVPRFSELTSEKLGFAGLVKEISFGTTKDKMLVIEQCKNSRAVTIFIRGGNKMIIEEAKRSLHDALCVIRNLIRDNRVVYGGGAAEIACALAVSQEADKCPTLEQYAMRAFADALEVIPMALSENSGMNPIQTMTEVRARQVKEMNPALGIDCLHKGTNDMKQQHVIETLIGKKQQISLATQMVRMILKIDDIRKPGESEE, encoded by the exons ATGGCGTCGGTCGGGACCCTCGCCTTCGATGAATATGGGCGCCCTTTCCTCATCATCAAGGATCAGGATCGCAAGTCTCGTCTTATGGGACTTGAGGCTCTCAAG tctCATATCATGGCGGCAAAGGCTGTAGCAAATACCATGAGAACATCACTTGGACCAAATG GACTTGATAAAATGATGGTGGACAAGGATGGCGACGTGACGGTCACAAACGATGGCGCCACCATTCTGAGCATGATGGATGTCGATCACCAGATTGCCAAGCTGATGGTGGAGCTGTCCAAATCCCAGGATGATGAAATCGGAGATGGGACCACGGGGGTGGTTG TCCTGGCCGGTGCCCTGCTGGAGGAGGCCGAGCAGCTGCTGGACCGCGGCATTCACCCGATCAGGATCGCCGACGGCTACGAGCAGGCCGCCCGCATTGCTATCGAGCACCTGGACAAGATCAGCGATAGTGTCCTCGTGGACATGAAGGACACTGAGCCCCTGATCCAGACCGCCAAGACCACGCTGGGCTCCAAAGT GGTGAACAGCTGTCACCGGCAGATGGCCGAGATCGCCGTGAACGCCGTCCTCACCGTGGCCGACATGCAGCGCCGGGACGTGGACTTCGAGCTCATCAAAGTGGAAGGCAAAGTGGGCGGCAGGCTGGAGGACACCAAACTGATCAAGGGCGTGATCGTGGACAAAGATTTCAGTCACCCGCAGATGCCCAAA CAAGTGGAGAACGCCAAGATCGCCATCCTCACGTGTCCGTTCGAGCCGCCGAAGCCGAAGACCAAGCACAAGCTGGACGTGACGTCTGTGGAGGACTACAAGGCCCTCCAGAAGTACGAGAAGGAGAAGTTCGAGGAGATGATCCAGCAG ATTAAAGAAACGGGGGCTAATCTAGCTATTTGCCAGTGGGGCTTCGACGACGAAGCGAATCATCTGCTGCTTCAGAATAACCTGCCTGCGGTTCGCTGGGTGGGAGGACCCGAAATAGAG CTGATTGCCATCGCGACGGGAGGCCGCATCGTGCCGCGGTTCTCGGAGCTCACCTCAGAGAAGCTGGGCTTTGCCGGGCTTGTGAAAGAGATCTCCTTCGGGACCACTAAGGACAAAATGCTGGTCATCGAGCAGTGTAAGAACTCCAGGGCAGTGACCATTTTCATCAGAGGAGGAAATAAGATG ATCATCGAGGAGGCCAAGCGATCCCTTCACGACGCTCTGTGTGTCATCCGGAATCTCATCCGCGACAACCGCGTGGTGTACGGCGGGGGCGCTGCCGAGATCGCGTGTGCACTGGCAGTGAGCCAGGAGGCCGACAAG TGCCCGACGCTGGAGCAGTACGCCATGCGCGCGTTCGCCGACGCGCTGGAGGTCATCCCCATGGCCCTTTCTGAAAACAGCGGCATGAATCCCATCCAGACGATGACCGAAGTCCGGGCCAGACAAGTGAAGGAAATGAACCCCGCTCTGGGGATCGACTGTTTGCACAAGGGCACAAACG ATATGAAGCAGCAGCATGTCATAGAAACTTTGATTGGCAAAAAGCAGCAGATCTCTCTTGCGACGCAAATGGTGAGAATGATCTTGAAGATCGATGACATCCGGAAGCCTGGAGAGTCTGAAGAATAA
- the ATPSCKMT gene encoding ATP synthase subunit C lysine N-methyltransferase isoform X10 produces MEGGGGAPPAVLEENESRCVPAASRGADGSKRSSWGFLFTGIVGGTLVAVYAVATPFLTPALRKICLPFVPATTKQIENVVKMLHCRTGSLVDIGSGDGRIVIAAAKAGFRAVGYELNPWLVWYSRYRAWREGVQDSAQFYISDLWKVTFSQYSNVIVFGVPQMVRGMVQSGPCFPPLSARQCSVLLLAPGSAV; encoded by the exons ATGGAGGGAGGAGGCG GTGCACCCCCAGCAGTCCTTGAAGAAAACGAGTCACGATGCGTCCCAGCTGCAAGTCGCGGAGCCGACGGTTCAAAGAGAAGCAGTTGGGGGTTCTTATTTACCGGGATTGTGGGCGGGACGCTGGTGGCCGTGTACGCTGTGGCCACGCCATTTCTAACACCAGCCCTCCGAAAAATTTGTCTGCCTTTTGTACCTGCAACTACGAAGCAGATtgaaaatgttgtgaaaatgttgCATTGCAGAACAGGATCCCTGGTCGACATTGGCAGTGGTGACGGGCGTATT GTGATAGCAGCTGCAAAAGCAGGATTCAGAGCCGTTGGTTATGAATTAAACCCATGGCTGGTTTGGTACTCCAGATACCGTGCTTGGAGAGAAGGGGTGCAGGACTCCGCCCAGTTTTATATTTCAGACTTATGGAAG GTTACTTTCTCGCAGTACTCGAACGTCATTGTTTTCGGAGTGCCTCAGATG GTCCGAGGCATGGTGCAGAGTGGCCCCTGCTTCCCTCCGCTCTCTGCGCGTCAGTGCTCTGTCCTTCTCTTGGCTCCTGGATCTGCAGTGTGA
- the ATPSCKMT gene encoding ATP synthase subunit C lysine N-methyltransferase isoform X4: MEGGGGAPPAVLEENESRCVPAASRGADGSKRSSWGFLFTGIVGGTLVAVYAVATPFLTPALRKICLPFVPATTKQIENVVKMLHCRTGSLVDIGSGDGRIVIAAAKAGFRAVGYELNPWLVWYSRYRAWREGVQDSAQFYISDLWKTGACPTSHVPAEPIRRMVEQGRTCASGHRWLRPIARPPTSHWTSHWNFGQMTPGYFLAVLERHCFRSASDDAAAGGETCAGA; encoded by the exons ATGGAGGGAGGAGGCG GTGCACCCCCAGCAGTCCTTGAAGAAAACGAGTCACGATGCGTCCCAGCTGCAAGTCGCGGAGCCGACGGTTCAAAGAGAAGCAGTTGGGGGTTCTTATTTACCGGGATTGTGGGCGGGACGCTGGTGGCCGTGTACGCTGTGGCCACGCCATTTCTAACACCAGCCCTCCGAAAAATTTGTCTGCCTTTTGTACCTGCAACTACGAAGCAGATtgaaaatgttgtgaaaatgttgCATTGCAGAACAGGATCCCTGGTCGACATTGGCAGTGGTGACGGGCGTATT GTGATAGCAGCTGCAAAAGCAGGATTCAGAGCCGTTGGTTATGAATTAAACCCATGGCTGGTTTGGTACTCCAGATACCGTGCTTGGAGAGAAGGGGTGCAGGACTCCGCCCAGTTTTATATTTCAGACTTATGGAAG ACAGGTGCATGTCCGACATCACACGTTCCTGCTGAGCCCATTCGGCGTATGGTGGAGCAGGGGAGGACGTGTGCATCAGGGCACAGGTGGCTGAGGCCAATCGCACGGCCACCAACTAGTCACTGGACGAGTCACTGGAATTTCGGACAGATGACCCCTG GTTACTTTCTCGCAGTACTCGAACGTCATTGTTTTCGGAGTGCCTCAGATG
- the ATPSCKMT gene encoding ATP synthase subunit C lysine N-methyltransferase isoform X3 — protein sequence MEGGGGAPPAVLEENESRCVPAASRGADGSKRSSWGFLFTGIVGGTLVAVYAVATPFLTPALRKICLPFVPATTKQIENVVKMLHCRTGSLVDIGSGDGRIVIAAAKAGFRAVGYELNPWLVWYSRYRAWREGVQDSAQFYISDLWKTGACPTSHVPAEPIRRMVEQGRTCASGHRWLRPIARPPTSHWTSHWNFGQMTPGYFLAVLERHCFRSASDGIYYCSFHASILVWQ from the exons ATGGAGGGAGGAGGCG GTGCACCCCCAGCAGTCCTTGAAGAAAACGAGTCACGATGCGTCCCAGCTGCAAGTCGCGGAGCCGACGGTTCAAAGAGAAGCAGTTGGGGGTTCTTATTTACCGGGATTGTGGGCGGGACGCTGGTGGCCGTGTACGCTGTGGCCACGCCATTTCTAACACCAGCCCTCCGAAAAATTTGTCTGCCTTTTGTACCTGCAACTACGAAGCAGATtgaaaatgttgtgaaaatgttgCATTGCAGAACAGGATCCCTGGTCGACATTGGCAGTGGTGACGGGCGTATT GTGATAGCAGCTGCAAAAGCAGGATTCAGAGCCGTTGGTTATGAATTAAACCCATGGCTGGTTTGGTACTCCAGATACCGTGCTTGGAGAGAAGGGGTGCAGGACTCCGCCCAGTTTTATATTTCAGACTTATGGAAG ACAGGTGCATGTCCGACATCACACGTTCCTGCTGAGCCCATTCGGCGTATGGTGGAGCAGGGGAGGACGTGTGCATCAGGGCACAGGTGGCTGAGGCCAATCGCACGGCCACCAACTAGTCACTGGACGAGTCACTGGAATTTCGGACAGATGACCCCTG GTTACTTTCTCGCAGTACTCGAACGTCATTGTTTTCGGAGTGCCTCAGATG
- the ATPSCKMT gene encoding ATP synthase subunit C lysine N-methyltransferase isoform X2: protein MEGGGGAPPAVLEENESRCVPAASRGADGSKRSSWGFLFTGIVGGTLVAVYAVATPFLTPALRKICLPFVPATTKQIENVVKMLHCRTGSLVDIGSGDGRIVIAAAKAGFRAVGYELNPWLVWYSRYRAWREGVQDSAQFYISDLWKTGACPTSHVPAEPIRRMVEQGRTCASGHRWLRPIARPPTSHWTSHWNFGQMTPGYFLAVLERHCFRSASDALAGWPRALRRKSQSELTPSMAAPAQSGDSGSICGMRKSYPVRTLGGGN from the exons ATGGAGGGAGGAGGCG GTGCACCCCCAGCAGTCCTTGAAGAAAACGAGTCACGATGCGTCCCAGCTGCAAGTCGCGGAGCCGACGGTTCAAAGAGAAGCAGTTGGGGGTTCTTATTTACCGGGATTGTGGGCGGGACGCTGGTGGCCGTGTACGCTGTGGCCACGCCATTTCTAACACCAGCCCTCCGAAAAATTTGTCTGCCTTTTGTACCTGCAACTACGAAGCAGATtgaaaatgttgtgaaaatgttgCATTGCAGAACAGGATCCCTGGTCGACATTGGCAGTGGTGACGGGCGTATT GTGATAGCAGCTGCAAAAGCAGGATTCAGAGCCGTTGGTTATGAATTAAACCCATGGCTGGTTTGGTACTCCAGATACCGTGCTTGGAGAGAAGGGGTGCAGGACTCCGCCCAGTTTTATATTTCAGACTTATGGAAG ACAGGTGCATGTCCGACATCACACGTTCCTGCTGAGCCCATTCGGCGTATGGTGGAGCAGGGGAGGACGTGTGCATCAGGGCACAGGTGGCTGAGGCCAATCGCACGGCCACCAACTAGTCACTGGACGAGTCACTGGAATTTCGGACAGATGACCCCTG GTTACTTTCTCGCAGTACTCGAACGTCATTGTTTTCGGAGTGCCTCAGATG CCTTGGCAGGTTGGCCGCGGGCTCTGCGACGGAAGTCCCAGAGCGAGCTTACCCCCAGCATGGCCGCACCCGCACAGAGCGGCGACTCTGGAAGTATTTGTGGCATGAGAAAATCGTACCCAGTAAGGACACTTGGTGGTGGGAATTGA
- the ATPSCKMT gene encoding ATP synthase subunit C lysine N-methyltransferase isoform X11 has translation MEGGGGAPPAVLEENESRCVPAASRGADGSKRSSWGFLFTGIVGGTLVAVYAVATPFLTPALRKICLPFVPATTKQIENVVKMLHCRTGSLVDIGSGDGRIVIAAAKAGFRAVGYELNPWLVWYSRYRAWREGVQDSAQFYISDLWKVTFSQYSNVIVFGVPQMEFIIVHFMQVS, from the exons ATGGAGGGAGGAGGCG GTGCACCCCCAGCAGTCCTTGAAGAAAACGAGTCACGATGCGTCCCAGCTGCAAGTCGCGGAGCCGACGGTTCAAAGAGAAGCAGTTGGGGGTTCTTATTTACCGGGATTGTGGGCGGGACGCTGGTGGCCGTGTACGCTGTGGCCACGCCATTTCTAACACCAGCCCTCCGAAAAATTTGTCTGCCTTTTGTACCTGCAACTACGAAGCAGATtgaaaatgttgtgaaaatgttgCATTGCAGAACAGGATCCCTGGTCGACATTGGCAGTGGTGACGGGCGTATT GTGATAGCAGCTGCAAAAGCAGGATTCAGAGCCGTTGGTTATGAATTAAACCCATGGCTGGTTTGGTACTCCAGATACCGTGCTTGGAGAGAAGGGGTGCAGGACTCCGCCCAGTTTTATATTTCAGACTTATGGAAG GTTACTTTCTCGCAGTACTCGAACGTCATTGTTTTCGGAGTGCCTCAGATG
- the ATPSCKMT gene encoding ATP synthase subunit C lysine N-methyltransferase isoform X9 — protein sequence MEGGGGAPPAVLEENESRCVPAASRGADGSKRSSWGFLFTGIVGGTLVAVYAVATPFLTPALRKICLPFVPATTKQIENVVKMLHCRTGSLVDIGSGDGRIVIAAAKAGFRAVGYELNPWLVWYSRYRAWREGVQDSAQFYISDLWKVTFSQYSNVIVFGVPQMPWQVGRGLCDGSPRASLPPAWPHPHRAATLEVFVA from the exons ATGGAGGGAGGAGGCG GTGCACCCCCAGCAGTCCTTGAAGAAAACGAGTCACGATGCGTCCCAGCTGCAAGTCGCGGAGCCGACGGTTCAAAGAGAAGCAGTTGGGGGTTCTTATTTACCGGGATTGTGGGCGGGACGCTGGTGGCCGTGTACGCTGTGGCCACGCCATTTCTAACACCAGCCCTCCGAAAAATTTGTCTGCCTTTTGTACCTGCAACTACGAAGCAGATtgaaaatgttgtgaaaatgttgCATTGCAGAACAGGATCCCTGGTCGACATTGGCAGTGGTGACGGGCGTATT GTGATAGCAGCTGCAAAAGCAGGATTCAGAGCCGTTGGTTATGAATTAAACCCATGGCTGGTTTGGTACTCCAGATACCGTGCTTGGAGAGAAGGGGTGCAGGACTCCGCCCAGTTTTATATTTCAGACTTATGGAAG GTTACTTTCTCGCAGTACTCGAACGTCATTGTTTTCGGAGTGCCTCAGATG CCTTGGCAGGTTGGCCGCGGGCTCTGCGACGGAAGTCCCAGAGCGAGCTTACCCCCAGCATGGCCGCACCCGCACAGAGCGGCGACTCTGGAAGTATTTGTGGCATGA
- the ATPSCKMT gene encoding ATP synthase subunit C lysine N-methyltransferase isoform X7 translates to MEGGGGAPPAVLEENESRCVPAASRGADGSKRSSWGFLFTGIVGGTLVAVYAVATPFLTPALRKICLPFVPATTKQIENVVKMLHCRTGSLVDIGSGDGRIVIAAAKAGFRAVGYELNPWLVWYSRYRAWREGVQDSAQFYISDLWKTGACPTSHVPAEPIRRMVEQGRTCASGHRWLRPIARPPTSHWTSHWNFGQMTPGYFLAVLERHCFRSASDG, encoded by the exons ATGGAGGGAGGAGGCG GTGCACCCCCAGCAGTCCTTGAAGAAAACGAGTCACGATGCGTCCCAGCTGCAAGTCGCGGAGCCGACGGTTCAAAGAGAAGCAGTTGGGGGTTCTTATTTACCGGGATTGTGGGCGGGACGCTGGTGGCCGTGTACGCTGTGGCCACGCCATTTCTAACACCAGCCCTCCGAAAAATTTGTCTGCCTTTTGTACCTGCAACTACGAAGCAGATtgaaaatgttgtgaaaatgttgCATTGCAGAACAGGATCCCTGGTCGACATTGGCAGTGGTGACGGGCGTATT GTGATAGCAGCTGCAAAAGCAGGATTCAGAGCCGTTGGTTATGAATTAAACCCATGGCTGGTTTGGTACTCCAGATACCGTGCTTGGAGAGAAGGGGTGCAGGACTCCGCCCAGTTTTATATTTCAGACTTATGGAAG ACAGGTGCATGTCCGACATCACACGTTCCTGCTGAGCCCATTCGGCGTATGGTGGAGCAGGGGAGGACGTGTGCATCAGGGCACAGGTGGCTGAGGCCAATCGCACGGCCACCAACTAGTCACTGGACGAGTCACTGGAATTTCGGACAGATGACCCCTG GTTACTTTCTCGCAGTACTCGAACGTCATTGTTTTCGGAGTGCCTCAGATG
- the ATPSCKMT gene encoding ATP synthase subunit C lysine N-methyltransferase isoform X1, producing the protein MEGGGGAPPAVLEENESRCVPAASRGADGSKRSSWGFLFTGIVGGTLVAVYAVATPFLTPALRKICLPFVPATTKQIENVVKMLHCRTGSLVDIGSGDGRIVIAAAKAGFRAVGYELNPWLVWYSRYRAWREGVQDSAQFYISDLWKTGACPTSHVPAEPIRRMVEQGRTCASGHRWLRPIARPPTSHWTSHWNFGQMTPGYFLAVLERHCFRSASDGPRHGAEWPLLPSALCASVLCPSLGSWICSPWQVGRGLCDGSPRASLPPAWPHPHRAATLEVFVA; encoded by the exons ATGGAGGGAGGAGGCG GTGCACCCCCAGCAGTCCTTGAAGAAAACGAGTCACGATGCGTCCCAGCTGCAAGTCGCGGAGCCGACGGTTCAAAGAGAAGCAGTTGGGGGTTCTTATTTACCGGGATTGTGGGCGGGACGCTGGTGGCCGTGTACGCTGTGGCCACGCCATTTCTAACACCAGCCCTCCGAAAAATTTGTCTGCCTTTTGTACCTGCAACTACGAAGCAGATtgaaaatgttgtgaaaatgttgCATTGCAGAACAGGATCCCTGGTCGACATTGGCAGTGGTGACGGGCGTATT GTGATAGCAGCTGCAAAAGCAGGATTCAGAGCCGTTGGTTATGAATTAAACCCATGGCTGGTTTGGTACTCCAGATACCGTGCTTGGAGAGAAGGGGTGCAGGACTCCGCCCAGTTTTATATTTCAGACTTATGGAAG ACAGGTGCATGTCCGACATCACACGTTCCTGCTGAGCCCATTCGGCGTATGGTGGAGCAGGGGAGGACGTGTGCATCAGGGCACAGGTGGCTGAGGCCAATCGCACGGCCACCAACTAGTCACTGGACGAGTCACTGGAATTTCGGACAGATGACCCCTG GTTACTTTCTCGCAGTACTCGAACGTCATTGTTTTCGGAGTGCCTCAGATG GTCCGAGGCATGGTGCAGAGTGGCCCCTGCTTCCCTCCGCTCTCTGCGCGTCAGTGCTCTGTCCTTCTCTTGGCTCCTGGATCTGCAGT CCTTGGCAGGTTGGCCGCGGGCTCTGCGACGGAAGTCCCAGAGCGAGCTTACCCCCAGCATGGCCGCACCCGCACAGAGCGGCGACTCTGGAAGTATTTGTGGCATGA
- the ATPSCKMT gene encoding ATP synthase subunit C lysine N-methyltransferase isoform X5 has translation MEGGGGAPPAVLEENESRCVPAASRGADGSKRSSWGFLFTGIVGGTLVAVYAVATPFLTPALRKICLPFVPATTKQIENVVKMLHCRTGSLVDIGSGDGRIVIAAAKAGFRAVGYELNPWLVWYSRYRAWREGVQDSAQFYISDLWKTGACPTSHVPAEPIRRMVEQGRTCASGHRWLRPIARPPTSHWTSHWNFGQMTPGYFLAVLERHCFRSASDGS, from the exons ATGGAGGGAGGAGGCG GTGCACCCCCAGCAGTCCTTGAAGAAAACGAGTCACGATGCGTCCCAGCTGCAAGTCGCGGAGCCGACGGTTCAAAGAGAAGCAGTTGGGGGTTCTTATTTACCGGGATTGTGGGCGGGACGCTGGTGGCCGTGTACGCTGTGGCCACGCCATTTCTAACACCAGCCCTCCGAAAAATTTGTCTGCCTTTTGTACCTGCAACTACGAAGCAGATtgaaaatgttgtgaaaatgttgCATTGCAGAACAGGATCCCTGGTCGACATTGGCAGTGGTGACGGGCGTATT GTGATAGCAGCTGCAAAAGCAGGATTCAGAGCCGTTGGTTATGAATTAAACCCATGGCTGGTTTGGTACTCCAGATACCGTGCTTGGAGAGAAGGGGTGCAGGACTCCGCCCAGTTTTATATTTCAGACTTATGGAAG ACAGGTGCATGTCCGACATCACACGTTCCTGCTGAGCCCATTCGGCGTATGGTGGAGCAGGGGAGGACGTGTGCATCAGGGCACAGGTGGCTGAGGCCAATCGCACGGCCACCAACTAGTCACTGGACGAGTCACTGGAATTTCGGACAGATGACCCCTG GTTACTTTCTCGCAGTACTCGAACGTCATTGTTTTCGGAGTGCCTCAGATG